The Castanea sativa cultivar Marrone di Chiusa Pesio chromosome 11, ASM4071231v1 genome contains a region encoding:
- the LOC142617450 gene encoding acetylornithine aminotransferase, mitochondrial-like → MSSIHIRLHNPLTPPLNLRRPFRRSSFATACLNVEVEAENSNALRLDSSKLGLAKEVMEAEAKVLVGTYARAPVVLASGKGCKLYDVEGREYLDLSSGIAVNSLGHGDEDWLKAVVEQASTLTHVSNMYYSIPQIELANRLVAASFADRVFFSNSGTEANEAAIKFARKFQRHSNPDAKEPATEFICFSNCFHGRTMGALALTSKEHYRSPFEPVMPGVTFVEYGNIQATKELIQRGKTAAVFVEPIQGEGGIYSATKEFLQFLRSACDDAGALLVFDEVQCGLGRTGYLWAHEAYGVFPDIMTLAKPLAGGLPIGAVLVTERVASAINYGDHGSTFAGSPLVCNAALAVLNKISNPSFLASVSKKGLYFKEILKQKLGGSSHVREIRGFGLIIGIDLDVPATPLVDACRNSGLLVLTAGKGNVVRIVPPLIITEQELDCAAEILSQALPVLDS, encoded by the exons AtgagctccatccacatccgccTCCACAACCCCCTCACTCCTCCTCTAAATCTCCGCCGTCCGTTCAGGCGATCGTCGTTCGCGACCGCGTGTCTGAACGTGGAGGTCGAGGCTGAGAATAGCAATGCGTTGAGGTTGGATTCTTCGAAGCTAGGGTTGGCGAAGGAGGTGATGGAGGCGGAGGCGAAGGTTCTGGTTGGGACGTACGCGAGAGCTCCCGTTGTGCTCGCCAGTGGCAAGGGTTGTAAATTGTACGACGTGGAAGGGCGAGAGTACTTGGATTTGAGTTCTGGAATCGCTGTGAATTCGCTAGGGCATGGAGATGAGGATTGGTTGAAGGCTGTGGTTGAGCAAGCCAGTACTCTCACTCATGTCAGCAATATGTACTATTCCATCCCTCAG ATAGAGCTTGCAAACCGTCTAGTGGCTGCTTCTTTTGCTGATCGTGTATTTTTTTCGAATTCTGGAACGGAAGCAAACGAGGCTGCTATTAAATTTGCAAGAAAGTTTCAAAGACACTCAAATCCTGATGCAAAAGAGCCAGCAACTGAGTTCATATGTTTCTCTAATTGCTTCCATGGTAGGACCATGGGCGCTCTTGCTTTGACAAGCAAAGAGCATTACAGATCACCTTTTGAACCGGTCATGCCTGGAGTCACTTTTGTGGAGTACGGAAATATACAAGCTACAAAAGAATTAATTCAGCGAGGGAAAACCGCAGCGGTTTTTGTGGAACCTATCCAAGGTGAAGGGGGTATATACAGTGCAACAAAGGAATTCTTACAATTTTTGCGTAGTGCTTGTGATGATGCTGGAGCTCTCTTGGTCTTTGATGAG GTTCAGTGTGGTTTAGGTCGAACTGGATACCTCTGGGCCCATGAGGCCTATGGTGTATTCCCAGATATAATGACACTTGCCAAGCCTCTTGCCGGAGGCCTACCCATTGGAGCTGTATTGGTGACTGAAAGAGTTGCTTCTGCAATCAATTATGGTGATCATGGGAGCACATTTGCTGGTTCACCTCTTGTCTGTAATGCTGCCCTAGCTGTTCtaaataaaatctcaaatccTAGTTTCCTAGCCAGTGTCTCCAAGAAAGGCCTCTACTTCAAAGAAATTTTGAAGCAGAAGCTTGGAGGAAGCTCACACGTGAGAGAAATACGTGGATTTGGGCTTATTATTGGAATCGATTTGGATGTACCTGCCACACCCCTTGTTGATGCTTGTCGAAATTCTGGCCTTCTTGTATTAACTGCTGGAAAAGGAAATGTTGTTAGGATAGTACCTCCATTGATCATAACTGAGCAGGAGCTTGATTGTGCAGCTGAAATTCTGTCTCAAGCCTTGCCAGTACTTGATAGTTGA
- the LOC142617929 gene encoding uncharacterized protein LOC142617929, producing MASAALNKIERAHQMYREGKYSEALGFYTEALSMAKTNPQKIALHSNRAACFLKLHHFNKAAEECTSVLELDRDHTGALMLRAQTLVTLKEYHSALFDVNRLLDLNPSSEIYQNLHARLRTQLSLAPIPESEAELEEEEDDEDEAEPIKNEEEQYKEEIVVERDQKAEVNRTIINAEVIVSEMLRSKKPNEQERDKSEPKRISSNTAVTSPKLQSNKELSKQDPKVQSNKELLKQDPKVQSNKESLKQDPKVQSKKESLKQDSKVQSNKESEQDPKGWQTIPKPKGHSTLDYARWDRVEDDSSEEEDDDDDEESQPQYRFRLRTVGVRPVK from the exons ATGGCATCGGCAGCGTTGAACAAGATAGAGCGGGCGCACCAGATGTACAGGGAGGGGAAATACTCGGAAGCCTTAGGGTTTTACACGGAAGCTCTTTCTATGGCGAAAACCAATCCTCAGAAGATCGCTCTCCATAGCAACCGCGCCGCTTGCTTTCTCAAACTCCACCATTTCAAcaag GCAGCAGAAGAATGTACCTCAGTGCTTGAACTTGATCGCGATCACACTGGAGCACTAATGCTGCGGGCACAAACACTTGTAACCCTTAAGGAGTATCACTCAGCACTTTTTGATGTCAACAGGCTCTTGGATTTGAATCCATCATCAGAAATTTATCAAAACCTTCATGCTCGTTTAAGGACACAATTG TCACTTGCTCCAATACCTGAATCCGAAGCAGAGctagaagaagaggaagatgatgaagatgaagcaGAACCAATTAAAAATGAAGAGGAACAATACAAAGAAGAAATTGTAGTAGAAAGAGATCAGAAAGCTGAGGTTAATAGGACTATTATTAATGCTGAAGTTATTGTCTCTGAGATGCTGAGGTCTAAGAAACCAAATGAACAAGAAAGAGACAAATCTGAGCCTAAAAGGATCTCCTCTAATACTGCAGTTACTTCCCCTAAATTGCAGAGTAACAAGGAATTATCAAAACAAGATCCTAAAGTGCAGAGCAACAAGGAATTATTAAAGCAAGATCCAAAAGTTCAGAGCAACAAGGAATCATTAAAACAAGACCCTAAAGTGCAGAGCAAAAAGGAATCATTGAAACAAGATTCTAAAGTACAGAGCAACAAGGAATCAGAACAAGATCCTAAAGGATGGCAAACAATTCCGAAACCTAAGGGACACTCGACTCTAGACTATGCAAGGTGGGACAGAGTTGAAGATGATtctagtgaagaagaagatgatgatgatgatgaagagtCACAGCCACAGTATCGGTTTCGTCTACGTACTGTTGGTGTAAGACCAGTGAAGTGA